From Rhodopseudomonas palustris:
CGCCCGCCCGTTCGATTCGCGCGATCTGCTGGCGCGGATCCGCGCGGCGTTTCCGGATGCGTCGGAGATCACCGCCGACGCCCGCGCCGAGGCGATGAGCCAGGGCATCGCCGCGGCGCACGGCGTGCTGGTCAGGATTTTCGAGCGGCTGCCGGCCGGCAAACCGCTCTCCTATCAGGACGTGCTTCAGGCCGAGGGGTCGATCCTCAAGGCGATCCGGCGCACCTCGCTGCGCGAATGGCTCGCCGCGGTCGGCCGCCACCACAATGAGAGCTATCGGCTGGCGCTGTTCGCGACCGGCTATGCGGTCGCCTTCGCCCAGCACCTCGGCATGCGCGAGGAGGACCAGCGCCGCCTGACCCGCGCGGCGCTGCTGTTCGACGTCGGCAAGGCGTTCGTCGAGGTCGGCCTGCTCGACAATGTCGACGCCCTGCAGGGCGAGCGCATGCGCAAATTCCGCGAGCATCCGCGGCTCGGTTACGATGCGCTGGCCGCCGAAGGCAGCTTCCCGCGCGAGACCCTCGACGTCGTGCTGCATCACCACGAACTGCTCGACGGCTCCGGCTATCCCGACGCGCTGCACGGCGACCAGATCAGCGACATCGTCCGCATCACCACGATCGTCGATATTTTCACGTCGCTGGTGGCGC
This genomic window contains:
- a CDS encoding HD-GYP domain-containing protein, which encodes MNSVARQSAPQIEPRRRLLLASDRRDQSADLARILAGVAEVEVVSTAELPQAPSRDLSGIVVDINLRSAESVQRIKQRLLGRDYQPFPRLFVLADELHHGSMQAWALGATDTIARPFDSRDLLARIRAAFPDASEITADARAEAMSQGIAAAHGVLVRIFERLPAGKPLSYQDVLQAEGSILKAIRRTSLREWLAAVGRHHNESYRLALFATGYAVAFAQHLGMREEDQRRLTRAALLFDVGKAFVEVGLLDNVDALQGERMRKFREHPRLGYDALAAEGSFPRETLDVVLHHHELLDGSGYPDALHGDQISDIVRITTIVDIFTSLVAQRKNHIPLMPLQAFCRMEQMDGKIDQRLLQAFRPVALGG